ATCGTCCTATCGGCGCTTCTCTTGGTGATCCTCGCGCCGGTGTTCGGGCTCATCGCCGTCGGCATCAAGCTCAGCTCGCCCGGACCGGTGTTCTTCTCGCAGATGCGCGTCGGCAAACGGGGCCGCGAGTTCCGCTTCTACAAGTTCCGCACGATGGTGGACGGCGCGCATCTGCTGCACGAACACGTCCTGCATCTCAACGAGCTCGACGGCCCGGCGCTCAAGATCGCCGACGATCCGCGCGTGCACGACTTCGGCACCGTGTTGCGGCGCACGAGCCTCGACGAACTCCCGCAGCTGTGGAACGTGCTGCGCGGCGACATGAGCCTTGTCGGGCCGCGCCCGGCATTGCCGCGTGAAGTGGCTAACTACGAACCGCACTACCTGCAGCGCCTCGCGGTGATGCCGGGGATCACCGGGTTGTGGCAGGTGAGCGGCCGCGCCAACGTGCCGTTCCGCCGCTGGATGGCGATGGACGTCTGGTACGCCCGCCACTGGAATCCGCTGCTCGACCTATGGATCTTGGCGCGCACCGTGCCCGCGGTTTTTCGCGGGGAAGGCGCGTGGTAACGGCCCCCTTGCTGTTGTTGCCCCCAGTCGTCGACCAAACCATCCACCAAACGCCGCTCACGATCGTCTCCGCCGTGCT
The DNA window shown above is from Candidatus Eremiobacteraceae bacterium and carries:
- a CDS encoding sugar transferase, encoding MIATSATAAAQTVVGRPLPEMQRRSQRIADSRTAPLSWRIAKRALDIVLSALLLVILAPVFGLIAVGIKLSSPGPVFFSQMRVGKRGREFRFYKFRTMVDGAHLLHEHVLHLNELDGPALKIADDPRVHDFGTVLRRTSLDELPQLWNVLRGDMSLVGPRPALPREVANYEPHYLQRLAVMPGITGLWQVSGRANVPFRRWMAMDVWYARHWNPLLDLWILARTVPAVFRGEGAW